In Rhodamnia argentea isolate NSW1041297 chromosome 4, ASM2092103v1, whole genome shotgun sequence, the following proteins share a genomic window:
- the LOC115750042 gene encoding transcriptional corepressor LEUNIG isoform X4: MSQTNWEADKMLDVYIHDYLVKRDLKATAQAFLAEGKVSSDPVAIDAPGGFLFEWWSVFWDIFIARTNEKHSEVAASYIETQLMKAREQQQQQQQQPQQQQQQHQQQQQQQQQQQQQQQQQQQRRDGAHLLNGNSNGLAGNDPLMRQSPGANALATKMYEERLKLPHQREGLDETAIKQRFGENAGQLLDANHASILKSAAASGQPSGQVLHGSAGGMSPQVQARNQQLPGSTPDIKSEINPVLNPRGPGPEGSLIGIPGSNQGGNNLTLKGWPLTGLEQLRTLQQKPFIQTPQPFHLHQQMLPQHQQQQLVLAQQNLTSPSANDDNRRLRVLLNSRNVMGKDGLQNSIGDVVPNVGSPLQAGGPRGDTEMMMKFKLAQLHQQHQLQQQVQQNSNPQLQQQHVLANQQSQNLNHNLHQPEKMGGAGSANMDGSMSNSFRGNDQVSKSQSGRKRKQPVSSSGPANSSGTANTAGPSPSSAPSTPSTHTPGDVMSMPPLPHSGSSSKPIMMFGADGTGSLPSPSNQLADMERFVEDGSLDDNVESFLSHDETDPRDTVGRCMDVSKEFSFTEVSTIRASASKVDCCHFSSDGKLLATGGHDKKAVLWYADTLKPKTTLEEHSAYITDVRFSPTMPRLATSSYDKTVRVWDADNPGYSLRTFMGHSAAVMSLDFHPNKDDLICSCDGDGEIRYWSINNGSCSRVFRGGTAQLRFQPCLGRCLAAATDNVVSILDVETQECRQTLQGHAKTISSVCWNSTGEFLASVSEDTVKVWAVGSGSEWDCVHELSCNGNKVHSCVFHPTYPSLLVIGCYQTLELWNMAENKTMALPAHDGLIAALAVSNLTGLVASASHDKTVKLWR; the protein is encoded by the exons ATGTCCCAGACCAACTGGGAAGCTGATAAAAT GTTGGATGTTTACATCCATGATTATTTGGTAAAGAGAGACTTGAAAGCCACTGCTCAGGCTTTTCTAGCTGAAGGGAAAGTGTCCTCTGATCCTGTCG CAATTGATGCCCCCGGAGGTTTTCTTTTCGAGTGGTGGTCGGTTTTCTGGGATATTTTCATAGCTCGGACCAATGAAAAGCACTCAGAGGTTGCGGCATCTTATATTGAG ACGCAGTTGATGAAAGCGagggagcagcagcagcagcagcaacaacagcCG cagcagcaacagcagcagcatcagcagcaacagcagcagcagcagcagcagcagcaacagcagcagcagcagcagcagcgaaGAGATGGAGCGCATCTTCTAAATGGAAACTCCAACGGGCTTGCAGGAAATGATCCCCTAATGCGACAGAGTCCTGGAGCTAATGCCCTGGCAACAAAAATGTATGAGGAAAGATtaaaattgccacatcagaGGGAAGGTTTGGATGAAACAGCTATTAAG cAACGTTTTGGTGAGAATGCGGGCCAGCTTTTGGATGCCAATCATGCATCAATTTTGAAATCAGCAGCTGCCAGTGGCCAGCCTTCGGG GCAAGTATTGCATGGTAGTGCTGGTGGGATGTCTCCACAAGTTCAAGCTCGTAACCAACAGCTGCCTGGATCCACACCG GACATAAAAAGCGAGATCAATCCTGTGTTGAACCCCAGAGGCCCTGGTCCGGAAGGATCTTTGATAGGGATTCCTG GGTCAAATCAGGGTGGTAATAATCTGACTTTGAAAGGCTGGCCACTTACT GGACTAGAGCAGCTTCGCACGCTTCAGCAGAAGCCCTTTATACAAACCCCTCAGCCGTTTCACCTGCATCAACAGATGCTACCACAacaccagcagcagcagcttgtTCTTGCTCAGCAAAATTTGACCTCACCATCTGCCAATGATGACAACAGAAGACTCCGGGTGCTTTTGAACAGTCGGAATGTAATGGGCAAGGATGGACTTCAAAATTCCATCGGAGATGTGGTCCCGAACGTTGGATCACCTTTACAAGCTGGTGGACCCCGAGGGGACACAGAAATGATGATGAAG TTTAAGTTGGCTCAGCTTCATCAGCAGCATCAGCTCCAACAACAGGTCCAACAGAACAGTAATCCtcagctgcagcagcagcacGTACTTGCGAATCAGCAATCTCAGAATTTGAACCACAATCTTCATCAACCAGAGAAAATGGGTGGTGCTGGTAGCGCTAACATGGATGGTAGCATGTCGAATTCCTTTCGAGGAAATGATCAG GTTTCAAAAAGCCAATCTGGGAGGAAACGAAAGCAGCCAGTGTCATCTTCAGGTCCTGCCAATAGCTCTGGAACTGCGAATACTGCGGGTCCCTCCCCTAGCTCTGCGCCTTCCACACCGTCAACTCACACTCCTGGTGATGTGATGTCTATGCCTCCATTGCCACATAGTGGTAGTTCGTCCAAGCCAATAATGATGTTCGGTGCTGATGGCACTGGAAGTCTTCCATCGCCTTCAAATCAATTG GCAGATATGGAACGATTTGTAGAGGATGGGTCTCTTGATGATAATGTTGAGTCTTTTTTATCTCATGACGAGACAGATCCTCGAGACACTGTTGGTCGCTGCATGGATGTTAGCAAAG AATTCTCATTTACTGAAGTGAGTACTATACGAGCAAGCGCCAGCAAGGTTGACTGTTGCCACTTCTCATCAGATGGAAAACTACTTGCTACTGGTGGACATGATAAGAAA GCTGTACTGTGGTATGCAGATACTTTAAAGCCAAAAACAACTCTGGAAGAACATTCTGCTTATATCACAGATGTTCGTTTTAGTCCAACCATGCCTCGCCTGGCAACATCTTCTTATGACAAAACTGTCAGAGTCTGGGATGCTGACAAT CCTGGTTATTCTCTTCGAACTTTTATGGGGCATTCTGCTGCTGTTATGTCTCTGGACTTCCACCCAAATAAAGATGATCTTATCTGCTCTTGCGATGGGGATGGTGAGATAAGATACTGGAGCATTAATAATGGCAGCTGTTCGAGGGTATTCAGG GGTGGCACTGCCCAGTTGAGATTCCAACCCTGTCTCGGAAGGTGTCTTGCTGCAGCTACAGATAATGTCGTATCTATATTGGATGTAGAGACACAAGAGTGCAGGCAAACTTTGCAg GGGCATGCTAAGACAATCAGTTCTGTGTGTTGGAATTCGACTGGGGAGTTTCTTGCGTCTGTCAGTGAGGACACTGTGAAAGTTTGGGCAGTTGGGTCAGGTAGTGAATGGGACTGTGTACATGAATTGAGCTGCAATGGAAACAAGGTTCACTCCTGTGTGTTCCACCCAACTTATCCTTCACTTCTGGTGATTGGCTGCTACCAG ACCCTGGAGCTGTGGAATATGGCCGAGAACAAGACAATGGCTTTGCCAGCTCATGATGGACTAATTGCTGCATTGGCAGTGTCAAATTTGACAGGCCTGGTTGCTTCAGCTAGTCACGACAAGACAGTGAAGCTGTGGAGGTGA
- the LOC115750042 gene encoding transcriptional corepressor LEUNIG isoform X2, translating to MSQTNWEADKMLDVYIHDYLVKRDLKATAQAFLAEGKVSSDPVAIDAPGGFLFEWWSVFWDIFIARTNEKHSEVAASYIETQLMKAREQQQQQQQQPSQQPQHQQQQQLQMQQLLLQRHAQQQQQQHQQQQQQQQQQQQQQQQQQQRRDGAHLLNGNSNGLAGNDPLMRQSPGANALATKMYEERLKLPHQREGLDETAIKQRFGENAGQLLDANHASILKSAAASGQPSGQVLHGSAGGMSPQVQARNQQLPGSTPDIKSEINPVLNPRGPGPEGSLIGIPGSNQGGNNLTLKGWPLTGLEQLRTLQQKPFIQTPQPFHLHQQMLPQHQQQQLVLAQQNLTSPSANDDNRRLRVLLNSRNVMGKDGLQNSIGDVVPNVGSPLQAGGPRGDTEMMMKFKLAQLHQQHQLQQQVQQNSNPQLQQQHVLANQQSQNLNHNLHQPEKMGGAGSANMDGSMSNSFRGNDQVSKSQSGRKRKQPVSSSGPANSSGTANTAGPSPSSAPSTPSTHTPGDVMSMPPLPHSGSSSKPIMMFGADGTGSLPSPSNQLADMERFVEDGSLDDNVESFLSHDETDPRDTVGRCMDVSKEFSFTEVSTIRASASKVDCCHFSSDGKLLATGGHDKKAVLWYADTLKPKTTLEEHSAYITDVRFSPTMPRLATSSYDKTVRVWDADNPGYSLRTFMGHSAAVMSLDFHPNKDDLICSCDGDGEIRYWSINNGSCSRVFRGGTAQLRFQPCLGRCLAAATDNVVSILDVETQECRQTLQGHAKTISSVCWNSTGEFLASVSEDTVKVWAVGSGSEWDCVHELSCNGNKVHSCVFHPTYPSLLVIGCYQTLELWNMAENKTMALPAHDGLIAALAVSNLTGLVASASHDKTVKLWR from the exons ATGTCCCAGACCAACTGGGAAGCTGATAAAAT GTTGGATGTTTACATCCATGATTATTTGGTAAAGAGAGACTTGAAAGCCACTGCTCAGGCTTTTCTAGCTGAAGGGAAAGTGTCCTCTGATCCTGTCG CAATTGATGCCCCCGGAGGTTTTCTTTTCGAGTGGTGGTCGGTTTTCTGGGATATTTTCATAGCTCGGACCAATGAAAAGCACTCAGAGGTTGCGGCATCTTATATTGAG ACGCAGTTGATGAAAGCGagggagcagcagcagcagcagcaacaacagcCGTCCCAACAACCACAGCATCAACAACAGCAGCAACTACAAATGCAGCAACTCTTGTTGCAGAGACATGcacagcagcaacagcagcagcatcagcagcaacagcagcagcagcagcagcagcagcaacagcagcagcagcagcagcagcgaaGAGATGGAGCGCATCTTCTAAATGGAAACTCCAACGGGCTTGCAGGAAATGATCCCCTAATGCGACAGAGTCCTGGAGCTAATGCCCTGGCAACAAAAATGTATGAGGAAAGATtaaaattgccacatcagaGGGAAGGTTTGGATGAAACAGCTATTAAG cAACGTTTTGGTGAGAATGCGGGCCAGCTTTTGGATGCCAATCATGCATCAATTTTGAAATCAGCAGCTGCCAGTGGCCAGCCTTCGGG GCAAGTATTGCATGGTAGTGCTGGTGGGATGTCTCCACAAGTTCAAGCTCGTAACCAACAGCTGCCTGGATCCACACCG GACATAAAAAGCGAGATCAATCCTGTGTTGAACCCCAGAGGCCCTGGTCCGGAAGGATCTTTGATAGGGATTCCTG GGTCAAATCAGGGTGGTAATAATCTGACTTTGAAAGGCTGGCCACTTACT GGACTAGAGCAGCTTCGCACGCTTCAGCAGAAGCCCTTTATACAAACCCCTCAGCCGTTTCACCTGCATCAACAGATGCTACCACAacaccagcagcagcagcttgtTCTTGCTCAGCAAAATTTGACCTCACCATCTGCCAATGATGACAACAGAAGACTCCGGGTGCTTTTGAACAGTCGGAATGTAATGGGCAAGGATGGACTTCAAAATTCCATCGGAGATGTGGTCCCGAACGTTGGATCACCTTTACAAGCTGGTGGACCCCGAGGGGACACAGAAATGATGATGAAG TTTAAGTTGGCTCAGCTTCATCAGCAGCATCAGCTCCAACAACAGGTCCAACAGAACAGTAATCCtcagctgcagcagcagcacGTACTTGCGAATCAGCAATCTCAGAATTTGAACCACAATCTTCATCAACCAGAGAAAATGGGTGGTGCTGGTAGCGCTAACATGGATGGTAGCATGTCGAATTCCTTTCGAGGAAATGATCAG GTTTCAAAAAGCCAATCTGGGAGGAAACGAAAGCAGCCAGTGTCATCTTCAGGTCCTGCCAATAGCTCTGGAACTGCGAATACTGCGGGTCCCTCCCCTAGCTCTGCGCCTTCCACACCGTCAACTCACACTCCTGGTGATGTGATGTCTATGCCTCCATTGCCACATAGTGGTAGTTCGTCCAAGCCAATAATGATGTTCGGTGCTGATGGCACTGGAAGTCTTCCATCGCCTTCAAATCAATTG GCAGATATGGAACGATTTGTAGAGGATGGGTCTCTTGATGATAATGTTGAGTCTTTTTTATCTCATGACGAGACAGATCCTCGAGACACTGTTGGTCGCTGCATGGATGTTAGCAAAG AATTCTCATTTACTGAAGTGAGTACTATACGAGCAAGCGCCAGCAAGGTTGACTGTTGCCACTTCTCATCAGATGGAAAACTACTTGCTACTGGTGGACATGATAAGAAA GCTGTACTGTGGTATGCAGATACTTTAAAGCCAAAAACAACTCTGGAAGAACATTCTGCTTATATCACAGATGTTCGTTTTAGTCCAACCATGCCTCGCCTGGCAACATCTTCTTATGACAAAACTGTCAGAGTCTGGGATGCTGACAAT CCTGGTTATTCTCTTCGAACTTTTATGGGGCATTCTGCTGCTGTTATGTCTCTGGACTTCCACCCAAATAAAGATGATCTTATCTGCTCTTGCGATGGGGATGGTGAGATAAGATACTGGAGCATTAATAATGGCAGCTGTTCGAGGGTATTCAGG GGTGGCACTGCCCAGTTGAGATTCCAACCCTGTCTCGGAAGGTGTCTTGCTGCAGCTACAGATAATGTCGTATCTATATTGGATGTAGAGACACAAGAGTGCAGGCAAACTTTGCAg GGGCATGCTAAGACAATCAGTTCTGTGTGTTGGAATTCGACTGGGGAGTTTCTTGCGTCTGTCAGTGAGGACACTGTGAAAGTTTGGGCAGTTGGGTCAGGTAGTGAATGGGACTGTGTACATGAATTGAGCTGCAATGGAAACAAGGTTCACTCCTGTGTGTTCCACCCAACTTATCCTTCACTTCTGGTGATTGGCTGCTACCAG ACCCTGGAGCTGTGGAATATGGCCGAGAACAAGACAATGGCTTTGCCAGCTCATGATGGACTAATTGCTGCATTGGCAGTGTCAAATTTGACAGGCCTGGTTGCTTCAGCTAGTCACGACAAGACAGTGAAGCTGTGGAGGTGA
- the LOC115750042 gene encoding transcriptional corepressor LEUNIG isoform X1, whose amino-acid sequence MSQTNWEADKMLDVYIHDYLVKRDLKATAQAFLAEGKVSSDPVAIDAPGGFLFEWWSVFWDIFIARTNEKHSEVAASYIETQLMKAREQQQQQQQQPSQQPQHQQQQQLQMQQLLLQRHAQQQQQQHQQQQQQQQQQQQQQQQQQQRRDGAHLLNGNSNGLAGNDPLMRQSPGANALATKMYEERLKLPHQREGLDETAIKQRFGENAGQLLDANHASILKSAAASGQPSGQVLHGSAGGMSPQVQARNQQLPGSTPDIKSEINPVLNPRGPGPEGSLIGIPGSNQGGNNLTLKGWPLTGLEQLRTLQQKPFIQTPQPFHLHQQMLPQHQQQQLVLAQQNLTSPSANDDNRRLRVLLNSRNVMGKDGLQNSIGDVVPNVGSPLQAGGPRGDTEMMMKFKLAQLHQQHQLQQQVQQNSNPQLQQQHVLANQQSQNLNHNLHQPEKMGGAGSANMDGSMSNSFRGNDQVSKSQSGRKRKQPVSSSGPANSSGTANTAGPSPSSAPSTPSTHTPGDVMSMPPLPHSGSSSKPIMMFGADGTGSLPSPSNQLADMERFVEDGSLDDNVESFLSHDETDPRDTVGRCMDVSKEFSFTEVSTIRASASKVDCCHFSSDGKLLATGGHDKKAVLWYADTLKPKTTLEEHSAYITDVRFSPTMPRLATSSYDKTVRVWDADNPGYSLRTFMGHSAAVMSLDFHPNKDDLICSCDGDGEIRYWSINNGSCSRVFRGGTAQLRFQSHLGRYLAAATDNVVSILDVETQECRQTLQGHAKSISSVCWDSTGEFLASVSEDSVRVWAVGSGSEWDCVHELSCNGNKVRSCVFHPTYPSLLVIGCYQTLELWNMAENKTMALPAHDGLIAALAVSNLTGLVASASHDKTVKLWR is encoded by the exons ATGTCCCAGACCAACTGGGAAGCTGATAAAAT GTTGGATGTTTACATCCATGATTATTTGGTAAAGAGAGACTTGAAAGCCACTGCTCAGGCTTTTCTAGCTGAAGGGAAAGTGTCCTCTGATCCTGTCG CAATTGATGCCCCCGGAGGTTTTCTTTTCGAGTGGTGGTCGGTTTTCTGGGATATTTTCATAGCTCGGACCAATGAAAAGCACTCAGAGGTTGCGGCATCTTATATTGAG ACGCAGTTGATGAAAGCGagggagcagcagcagcagcagcaacaacagcCGTCCCAACAACCACAGCATCAACAACAGCAGCAACTACAAATGCAGCAACTCTTGTTGCAGAGACATGcacagcagcaacagcagcagcatcagcagcaacagcagcagcagcagcagcagcagcaacagcagcagcagcagcagcagcgaaGAGATGGAGCGCATCTTCTAAATGGAAACTCCAACGGGCTTGCAGGAAATGATCCCCTAATGCGACAGAGTCCTGGAGCTAATGCCCTGGCAACAAAAATGTATGAGGAAAGATtaaaattgccacatcagaGGGAAGGTTTGGATGAAACAGCTATTAAG cAACGTTTTGGTGAGAATGCGGGCCAGCTTTTGGATGCCAATCATGCATCAATTTTGAAATCAGCAGCTGCCAGTGGCCAGCCTTCGGG GCAAGTATTGCATGGTAGTGCTGGTGGGATGTCTCCACAAGTTCAAGCTCGTAACCAACAGCTGCCTGGATCCACACCG GACATAAAAAGCGAGATCAATCCTGTGTTGAACCCCAGAGGCCCTGGTCCGGAAGGATCTTTGATAGGGATTCCTG GGTCAAATCAGGGTGGTAATAATCTGACTTTGAAAGGCTGGCCACTTACT GGACTAGAGCAGCTTCGCACGCTTCAGCAGAAGCCCTTTATACAAACCCCTCAGCCGTTTCACCTGCATCAACAGATGCTACCACAacaccagcagcagcagcttgtTCTTGCTCAGCAAAATTTGACCTCACCATCTGCCAATGATGACAACAGAAGACTCCGGGTGCTTTTGAACAGTCGGAATGTAATGGGCAAGGATGGACTTCAAAATTCCATCGGAGATGTGGTCCCGAACGTTGGATCACCTTTACAAGCTGGTGGACCCCGAGGGGACACAGAAATGATGATGAAG TTTAAGTTGGCTCAGCTTCATCAGCAGCATCAGCTCCAACAACAGGTCCAACAGAACAGTAATCCtcagctgcagcagcagcacGTACTTGCGAATCAGCAATCTCAGAATTTGAACCACAATCTTCATCAACCAGAGAAAATGGGTGGTGCTGGTAGCGCTAACATGGATGGTAGCATGTCGAATTCCTTTCGAGGAAATGATCAG GTTTCAAAAAGCCAATCTGGGAGGAAACGAAAGCAGCCAGTGTCATCTTCAGGTCCTGCCAATAGCTCTGGAACTGCGAATACTGCGGGTCCCTCCCCTAGCTCTGCGCCTTCCACACCGTCAACTCACACTCCTGGTGATGTGATGTCTATGCCTCCATTGCCACATAGTGGTAGTTCGTCCAAGCCAATAATGATGTTCGGTGCTGATGGCACTGGAAGTCTTCCATCGCCTTCAAATCAATTG GCAGATATGGAACGATTTGTAGAGGATGGGTCTCTTGATGATAATGTTGAGTCTTTTTTATCTCATGACGAGACAGATCCTCGAGACACTGTTGGTCGCTGCATGGATGTTAGCAAAG AATTCTCATTTACTGAAGTGAGTACTATACGAGCAAGCGCCAGCAAGGTTGACTGTTGCCACTTCTCATCAGATGGAAAACTACTTGCTACTGGTGGACATGATAAGAAA GCTGTACTGTGGTATGCAGATACTTTAAAGCCAAAAACAACTCTGGAAGAACATTCTGCTTATATCACAGATGTTCGTTTTAGTCCAACCATGCCTCGCCTGGCAACATCTTCTTATGACAAAACTGTCAGAGTCTGGGATGCTGACAAT CCTGGTTATTCTCTTCGAACTTTTATGGGGCATTCTGCTGCTGTTATGTCTCTGGACTTCCACCCAAATAAAGATGATCTTATCTGCTCTTGCGATGGGGATGGTGAGATAAGATACTGGAGCATTAATAATGGCAGCTGTTCGAGGGTATTCAGG GGTGGCACAGCCCAGTTGAGATTCCAATCCCATCTCGGAAGGTATCTTGCTGCAGCTACAGATAATGTCGTATCTATATTGGATGTAGAGACACAAGAGTGCAGGCAAACTTTGCAG GGGCATGCTAAGTCAATCAGTTCTGTGTGTTGGGATTCGACTGGGGAGTTTCTTGCGTCTGTCAGTGAGGACTCTGTGAGAGTTTGGGCAGTTGGGTCAGGTAGTGAATGGGACTGTGTACATGAATTGAGCTGCAATGGAAACAAGGTTCGCTCCTGTGTGTTCCACCCAACTTATCCTTCACTTCTGGTGATTGGCTGCTACCAG ACCCTGGAGCTGTGGAATATGGCCGAGAACAAGACAATGGCTTTGCCAGCTCATGATGGACTAATTGCTGCATTGGCAGTGTCAAATTTGACGGGCCTGGTTGCTTCAGCTAGTCACGACAAGACAGTGAAGCTGTGGAGGTGA
- the LOC115750042 gene encoding transcriptional corepressor LEUNIG isoform X5, translating to MSQTNWEADKMLDVYIHDYLVKRDLKATAQAFLAEGKVSSDPVAIDAPGGFLFEWWSVFWDIFIARTNEKHSEVAASYIETQLMKAREQQQQQQQQPSQQPQHQQQQQLQMQQLLLQRHAQQQQQQHQQQQQQQQQQQQQQQQQQQRRDGAHLLNGNSNGLAGNDPLMRQSPGANALATKMYEERLKLPHQREGLDETAIKQRFGENAGQLLDANHASILKSAAASGQPSGQVLHGSAGGMSPQVQARNQQLPGSTPDIKSEINPVLNPRGPGPEGSLIGIPGSNQGGNNLTLKGWPLTGLEQLRTLQQKPFIQTPQPFHLHQQMLPQHQQQQLVLAQQNLTSPSANDDNRRLRVLLNSRNVMGKDGLQNSIGDVVPNVGSPLQAGGPRGDTEMMMKFKLAQLHQQHQLQQQVQQNSNPQLQQQHVLANQQSQNLNHNLHQPEKMGGAGSANMDGSMSNSFRGNDQVSKSQSGRKRKQPVSSSGPANSSGTANTAGPSPSSAPSTPSTHTPGDVMSMPPLPHSGSSSKPIMMFGADGTGSLPSPSNQLADMERFVEDGSLDDNVESFLSHDETDPRDTVGRCMDVSKEFSFTEVSTIRASASKVDCCHFSSDGKLLATGGHDKKAVLWYADTLKPKTTLEEHSAYITDVRFSPTMPRLATSSYDKTVRVWDADNPGYSLRTFMGHSAAVMSLDFHPNKDDLICSCDGDGEIRYWSINNGSCSRVFRGGTAQLRFQSHLGRYLAAATDNVVSILDVETQECRQTLQGHAKSISSVCWDSTGEFLASVSEDSVRVWAVGSGSEWDCVHELSCNGNKVRSCVFHPTYPSLLVIGCYQNYGL from the exons ATGTCCCAGACCAACTGGGAAGCTGATAAAAT GTTGGATGTTTACATCCATGATTATTTGGTAAAGAGAGACTTGAAAGCCACTGCTCAGGCTTTTCTAGCTGAAGGGAAAGTGTCCTCTGATCCTGTCG CAATTGATGCCCCCGGAGGTTTTCTTTTCGAGTGGTGGTCGGTTTTCTGGGATATTTTCATAGCTCGGACCAATGAAAAGCACTCAGAGGTTGCGGCATCTTATATTGAG ACGCAGTTGATGAAAGCGagggagcagcagcagcagcagcaacaacagcCGTCCCAACAACCACAGCATCAACAACAGCAGCAACTACAAATGCAGCAACTCTTGTTGCAGAGACATGcacagcagcaacagcagcagcatcagcagcaacagcagcagcagcagcagcagcagcaacagcagcagcagcagcagcagcgaaGAGATGGAGCGCATCTTCTAAATGGAAACTCCAACGGGCTTGCAGGAAATGATCCCCTAATGCGACAGAGTCCTGGAGCTAATGCCCTGGCAACAAAAATGTATGAGGAAAGATtaaaattgccacatcagaGGGAAGGTTTGGATGAAACAGCTATTAAG cAACGTTTTGGTGAGAATGCGGGCCAGCTTTTGGATGCCAATCATGCATCAATTTTGAAATCAGCAGCTGCCAGTGGCCAGCCTTCGGG GCAAGTATTGCATGGTAGTGCTGGTGGGATGTCTCCACAAGTTCAAGCTCGTAACCAACAGCTGCCTGGATCCACACCG GACATAAAAAGCGAGATCAATCCTGTGTTGAACCCCAGAGGCCCTGGTCCGGAAGGATCTTTGATAGGGATTCCTG GGTCAAATCAGGGTGGTAATAATCTGACTTTGAAAGGCTGGCCACTTACT GGACTAGAGCAGCTTCGCACGCTTCAGCAGAAGCCCTTTATACAAACCCCTCAGCCGTTTCACCTGCATCAACAGATGCTACCACAacaccagcagcagcagcttgtTCTTGCTCAGCAAAATTTGACCTCACCATCTGCCAATGATGACAACAGAAGACTCCGGGTGCTTTTGAACAGTCGGAATGTAATGGGCAAGGATGGACTTCAAAATTCCATCGGAGATGTGGTCCCGAACGTTGGATCACCTTTACAAGCTGGTGGACCCCGAGGGGACACAGAAATGATGATGAAG TTTAAGTTGGCTCAGCTTCATCAGCAGCATCAGCTCCAACAACAGGTCCAACAGAACAGTAATCCtcagctgcagcagcagcacGTACTTGCGAATCAGCAATCTCAGAATTTGAACCACAATCTTCATCAACCAGAGAAAATGGGTGGTGCTGGTAGCGCTAACATGGATGGTAGCATGTCGAATTCCTTTCGAGGAAATGATCAG GTTTCAAAAAGCCAATCTGGGAGGAAACGAAAGCAGCCAGTGTCATCTTCAGGTCCTGCCAATAGCTCTGGAACTGCGAATACTGCGGGTCCCTCCCCTAGCTCTGCGCCTTCCACACCGTCAACTCACACTCCTGGTGATGTGATGTCTATGCCTCCATTGCCACATAGTGGTAGTTCGTCCAAGCCAATAATGATGTTCGGTGCTGATGGCACTGGAAGTCTTCCATCGCCTTCAAATCAATTG GCAGATATGGAACGATTTGTAGAGGATGGGTCTCTTGATGATAATGTTGAGTCTTTTTTATCTCATGACGAGACAGATCCTCGAGACACTGTTGGTCGCTGCATGGATGTTAGCAAAG AATTCTCATTTACTGAAGTGAGTACTATACGAGCAAGCGCCAGCAAGGTTGACTGTTGCCACTTCTCATCAGATGGAAAACTACTTGCTACTGGTGGACATGATAAGAAA GCTGTACTGTGGTATGCAGATACTTTAAAGCCAAAAACAACTCTGGAAGAACATTCTGCTTATATCACAGATGTTCGTTTTAGTCCAACCATGCCTCGCCTGGCAACATCTTCTTATGACAAAACTGTCAGAGTCTGGGATGCTGACAAT CCTGGTTATTCTCTTCGAACTTTTATGGGGCATTCTGCTGCTGTTATGTCTCTGGACTTCCACCCAAATAAAGATGATCTTATCTGCTCTTGCGATGGGGATGGTGAGATAAGATACTGGAGCATTAATAATGGCAGCTGTTCGAGGGTATTCAGG GGTGGCACAGCCCAGTTGAGATTCCAATCCCATCTCGGAAGGTATCTTGCTGCAGCTACAGATAATGTCGTATCTATATTGGATGTAGAGACACAAGAGTGCAGGCAAACTTTGCAG GGGCATGCTAAGTCAATCAGTTCTGTGTGTTGGGATTCGACTGGGGAGTTTCTTGCGTCTGTCAGTGAGGACTCTGTGAGAGTTTGGGCAGTTGGGTCAGGTAGTGAATGGGACTGTGTACATGAATTGAGCTGCAATGGAAACAAGGTTCGCTCCTGTGTGTTCCACCCAACTTATCCTTCACTTCTGGTGATTGGCTGCTACCAG AATTACGGCTTATGA